One Solanum pennellii chromosome 10, SPENNV200 genomic region harbors:
- the LOC107002046 gene encoding E3 ubiquitin-protein ligase At4g11680-like isoform X1, translating into MDQELHRNLVSGNGGFEPRYFRGLSTPFSFSLTRLASCFNLQNQSFDDDGDGVSYCDYGYSRPIVFLDVIWNLAFVLVSCFVLLTTLGEKPSTPLRLWIGGYALQCLLHVGFIWVEFQRRSFDDFDAGNFDGVSSFSLLHSSSIMKRLESVNTVISSIWWVFGFYWIVMGGQELLQDSPRLYWLSVVFLAFDVFFMIFCIAMGIVVFFAFFCFFPFIATVAYAMRLGDGASENDIKTLPKYRYGQLNTSGNLVKMKTGEDHSISQLNSSASVPELALKPDDSECCICLYKYVEGAELCVLPCNHHFHNGCISKWLKINATCPLCKFNILRGDTLV; encoded by the exons ATGGACCAAGAATTGCATAGAAATTTAGTTAGTGGAAATGGTGGGTTTGAACCAAGATACTTTAGAGGTTTAAGTACccctttttcattttctttaacaaGATTGGCCTCTTGTTTCAATCTTCAGAATCAGAGttttgatgatgatggtgatggggtttcttattgtgattatgggTATTCAAGACCTATTGTGTTTCTTGATGTGATATGGAATTTGGCATTTGTTTTGGTTTCTTGTTTTGTGTTATTGACTACTCTTGGAGAAAAGCCTTCTACTCCATTGAGGCTTTGGATTGGAGGTTATGCACTTCAGTGCCTCTTGCATGTTGGTTTTATTTGGGTTGAGTTTCAAAGAAggagttttgatgattttgatgCTGGGAATTTTGATGGggtttcttctttttcactGCTTCACAGCAG cAGCATCATGAAGAGGTTGGAATCAGTCAATACTGTGATTTCATCAATCTGGTGGGTATTTGGCTTTTACTGGATTGTTATGGGTGGCCAGGAACTTCTGCAAGATTCACCTCGCCTTTACTG GTTATCAGTTGTTTTCCTAGCATTTGATGTGTTCTTTATGATCTTTTGCATTGCGATGGGAATTGTAGTCTTCTTCgcattcttttgtttttttccatTTATCGCAACAGTCGCATATGCCATGAGACTTGGAGATGGAGCATCTGAAAATGATATCAAGACTCTTCCTAAGTATAGATACGGTCAACTAAATACTTCAGGGAACCTTGTAAAAATGAAGACAGGAGAAGATCACTCAATATCACAGCTCAATAGTAGTGCCTCTGTACCTGAGCTTGCTCTTAAACCAGATGATTCT GAGTGCTGCATCTGCCTTTACAAATATGTAGAAGGGGCAGAGCTGTGTGTTCTTCCCTGCAATCATCATTTTCACAATGGATGCATTAGCAAATGGCTAAAGATCAATGCAACCTGTCCCCTCTGCAAATTCAATATTCTTAGGGGTGACACTCTAGTCTGA
- the LOC107002046 gene encoding E3 ubiquitin-protein ligase At4g11680-like isoform X2, producing MDQELHRNLVSGNGGFEPRYFRGLSTPFSFSLTRLASCFNLQNQSFDDDGDGVSYCDYGYSRPIVFLDVIWNLAFVLVSCFVLLTTLGEKPSTPLRLWIGGYALQCLLHVGFIWVEFQRRSFDDFDAGNFDGVSSFSLLHSSIMKRLESVNTVISSIWWVFGFYWIVMGGQELLQDSPRLYWLSVVFLAFDVFFMIFCIAMGIVVFFAFFCFFPFIATVAYAMRLGDGASENDIKTLPKYRYGQLNTSGNLVKMKTGEDHSISQLNSSASVPELALKPDDSECCICLYKYVEGAELCVLPCNHHFHNGCISKWLKINATCPLCKFNILRGDTLV from the exons ATGGACCAAGAATTGCATAGAAATTTAGTTAGTGGAAATGGTGGGTTTGAACCAAGATACTTTAGAGGTTTAAGTACccctttttcattttctttaacaaGATTGGCCTCTTGTTTCAATCTTCAGAATCAGAGttttgatgatgatggtgatggggtttcttattgtgattatgggTATTCAAGACCTATTGTGTTTCTTGATGTGATATGGAATTTGGCATTTGTTTTGGTTTCTTGTTTTGTGTTATTGACTACTCTTGGAGAAAAGCCTTCTACTCCATTGAGGCTTTGGATTGGAGGTTATGCACTTCAGTGCCTCTTGCATGTTGGTTTTATTTGGGTTGAGTTTCAAAGAAggagttttgatgattttgatgCTGGGAATTTTGATGGggtttcttctttttcactGCTTCACAGCAG CATCATGAAGAGGTTGGAATCAGTCAATACTGTGATTTCATCAATCTGGTGGGTATTTGGCTTTTACTGGATTGTTATGGGTGGCCAGGAACTTCTGCAAGATTCACCTCGCCTTTACTG GTTATCAGTTGTTTTCCTAGCATTTGATGTGTTCTTTATGATCTTTTGCATTGCGATGGGAATTGTAGTCTTCTTCgcattcttttgtttttttccatTTATCGCAACAGTCGCATATGCCATGAGACTTGGAGATGGAGCATCTGAAAATGATATCAAGACTCTTCCTAAGTATAGATACGGTCAACTAAATACTTCAGGGAACCTTGTAAAAATGAAGACAGGAGAAGATCACTCAATATCACAGCTCAATAGTAGTGCCTCTGTACCTGAGCTTGCTCTTAAACCAGATGATTCT GAGTGCTGCATCTGCCTTTACAAATATGTAGAAGGGGCAGAGCTGTGTGTTCTTCCCTGCAATCATCATTTTCACAATGGATGCATTAGCAAATGGCTAAAGATCAATGCAACCTGTCCCCTCTGCAAATTCAATATTCTTAGGGGTGACACTCTAGTCTGA
- the LOC107002409 gene encoding alpha-L-arabinofuranosidase 1-like, with amino-acid sequence MESRHSIHHVLLLVLFGLSALCQCSATGVEANQTAVLLVNASEASARRIPDTLFGIFFEEINHAGAGGLWAELVNNRGFEAGGPNVPSNIDPWSIIGDESKVIVSTDRSSCFDRNKIAVQVQVLCDHTGANICPDGGVGIYNPGFWGMNIEQGKSYKLVLYVRSEESINVSVALTGSNGLQKLAAANIVAADVSSWTKVEILLEATGTDPNSRLELRSSKKGVIWFDQVSLMPTDTYKGHGFRKDLFGMLKDLKPAFIRFPGGCFVEGDWLRNAFRWKETIGQWEERPGHFGDVWNYWTDDGLGHFEFLQLAEDLDSLPVWVFNNGVSHHDQVDTSSILPFVQEILDGLEFARGDPTSTWGSIRAKMGHPEPFDLRYVAIGNEDCGKTQYRGNYLKFYTAIKDKYPDIKIISNCDGSTRPLDHPADLYDFHIYSSASSVFSNARHFDSAPRRGPKAFVSEYAVTGNDAGKGSLLAALGEAGFLIGVEKNSEAIEMASYAPLFVNDNDRRWNPDAIVFTSSQMYGTPSYWMQHFFKESNGATLLSSSLQANPSNSLIASAITWRNSLDNNDYLRIKVVNFGTTAVITKISLTGLGQNSLETLFGAVMTELTSNNVMDENSFREPNKVIPVKTQIEKVSDNMDVVLAPRSLNSIDFLLRKSINNNVDTASVLKSSC; translated from the exons ATGGAGTCAAGGCATTCCATTCATCACGTACTGCTTCTAGTTTTGTTTGGTTTGTCTGCCCTGTGCCAATGCTCTGCTACTGGGGTTGAAGCAAACCAGACAGCAGTACTGCTTGTGAATGCATCCGAAGCATCAGCAAGGAGAATACCTGATACCCTTTTTGGTATATTCTTTGAG GAGATCAATCATGCCGGTGCTGGTGGATTGTGGGCTGAGCTTGTCAACAATAGAG GTTTTGAAGCTGGAGGCCCAAACGTACCTTCAAATATTGATCCTTGGTCTATCATTGGAGATGAGTCCAAAGTGATTGTATCAACAGACCGTTCATCATGCTTTGATCGGAATAAAATTGCAGTTCAAGTGCAGGTGCTCTGTGACCATACAGGTGCCAATATCTGTCCAGATGGAGGAGTTGGCATCTACAACCCGGGATTCTGGGGCATG AATATTGAGCAGGGAAAGAGTTACAAACTAGTGCTTTATGTTCGTTCCGAAGAATCAATCAATGTATCTGTAGCTTTAACTGGTTCAAATGGATTGCAAAAGCTGGCTGCTGCCAACATAGT AGCTGCTGATGTTTCAAGTTGGACGAAGGTGGAAATTTTGTTAGAAGCAACAGGAACAGATCCCAATTCAAGACTGGAATTGAGATCATCTAAGAAAGGTGTTATTTGGTTTGATCAAGTCTCATTAATGCCTACTGACACATACAAG GGGCATGGCTTCAGGAAAGATCTCTTTGGAATGCTTAAGGATTTAAAGCCAGCATTCATTAGATTTCCAG GTGGATGTTTTGTTGAAGGTGACTGGTTAAGAAATGCATTTCGGTGGAAAGAAACTATTGGACAATGGGAAGAGAGGCCCGGACATTTCGGTGATGTTTGGAATTACTGGACTGATGATGGACTTGGACATTTTGAGTTCCTGCAG CTTGCCGAAGACTTAGATTCACTGCCCGTGTGGGTTTTCAACAATG GAGTCAGTCACCATGATCAAGTTGACACTTCCAGTATTTTACCTTTTGTGCAA GAAATATTAGATGGTCTTGAGTTTGCAAGAGGTGATCCTACTTCCACGTGGGGTTCTATTCGAGCCAAAATGGGACATCCAGAGCCTTTTGATTTGAGATATGTGGCTATCGGAAATGAGGATTGTGGAAAGACACAATACCGTG GAAATTACCTCAAGTTCTATACGGCCATCAAAGATAAATACCCAGATATTAAAATAATCTCAAACTGTGATGGTTCTACGAGACCACTGGATCACCCAGCTGATTTATATGATTTTCAT ATTTATAGCAGCGCAAGTTCTGTATTTTCTAATGCTCGCCATTTTGATAGTGCACCACGCAGAGGACCAAAG GCTTTTGTGAGTGAGTATGCCGTGACTGGAAATGATGCTGGAAAAGGTAGTCTTTTAGCAGCATTGGGTGAAGCTGGGTTCCTCATTGGGGTAGAAAAGAACAG CGAAGCAATTGAAATGGCAAGTTACGCACCCCTATTTGTTAATGACAATGACCGGAG GTGGAACCCAGATGCAATTGTCTTCACCTCTTCACAAATGTATGGAACGCCTAGTTATTGGATGCAGCACTTCTTCAAAGAGTCAAATGGCGCTACTCTTCTGAGTTCGTCATTACAAGCTAATCCTTCAAATTCACTTATAGCATCTGCCATCACTTGGCGAAATTCACTTGATAACAACGATTATTTGAGGATAAAG GTCGTGAACTTTGGAACCACTGCGGTTATAACTAAAATCTCTCTCACTGGATTGGGGCAGAACTCGTTAGAGACTTTATTTGGGGCTGTAATGACCGAGTTAACATCCAACAATGTGATGGATGAAAATTCCTTCAGAGAGCCTAATAAG GTAATACCTGTTAAAACACAAATTGAGAAAGTTAGTGACAACATGGATGTTGTACTGGCTCCAAGATCTCTGAATTCAATTgactttttattaagaaaatcaataaacaaCAATGTTGATACTGCTTCTGTCCTTAAATCTTCATGCTAA